The following proteins are encoded in a genomic region of Pseudomonadota bacterium:
- a CDS encoding tetratricopeptide repeat protein — protein MTDLAEGLALKQSGHTEAAIKVFRKLLQEDENNLDARHHLGNALISAGQTQAGIRELEKVYQKRPADPLTAYNLGCALFVDQQFSRALTLFSQTVRQLPGLLPARVNRGLTLHALNRPQEALADFYLALQKHPEDPTLNWNLALTLLSQGHYREGWAGYEWRWRQNTRERNYPHKFSQPLWDGRPFPGKTLLVYSEQGFGDAIQFARFLPLAKARGGRLLFECRRETAPLFVGHPAIDEQVIFSFSRAPQATFDLQIPLLSLPRVLEIELHNLPQPNPPALKPDQSRFWRQRLAADHFNIGLVWAGQPTHANDRQRSCSLKDLAPLLRADPAHKLNLAFFSLQLGEARAQLTESNGSIPDADMVDCAPWLRDFGDSAALINELDLLITVDTAAAHLGGSLGRPVWVLLSSVPDWRWFRERRDSPWYPSLHLFRQRRPKDWTEPIAQMTDALIQLAGETQLCRQRHQLQRKAEP, from the coding sequence ATGACCGATCTGGCCGAAGGCCTTGCCCTGAAACAAAGCGGCCACACGGAAGCCGCGATAAAGGTTTTTCGCAAACTGCTACAAGAGGATGAAAACAACCTCGACGCCCGTCATCATCTTGGCAACGCCTTGATTTCCGCCGGGCAAACCCAGGCGGGAATCAGGGAACTAGAAAAGGTTTACCAGAAACGGCCGGCGGATCCGCTGACCGCCTACAACCTCGGCTGCGCATTGTTTGTCGACCAGCAGTTCAGCCGGGCGCTGACTTTGTTTTCGCAAACCGTCCGACAGCTGCCGGGGCTGCTCCCGGCCCGCGTCAATCGCGGCCTGACCCTGCACGCCTTAAACCGTCCGCAAGAAGCCCTGGCGGATTTCTATCTGGCGTTGCAAAAGCATCCGGAAGATCCGACCCTCAACTGGAACCTGGCTTTAACCTTATTAAGCCAGGGACATTATCGGGAAGGCTGGGCCGGCTATGAATGGCGCTGGCGGCAGAATACCAGGGAGCGCAACTATCCCCATAAATTTTCCCAACCGCTCTGGGATGGCCGGCCCTTTCCCGGCAAAACCCTGCTGGTTTATAGTGAACAGGGATTTGGCGACGCCATTCAATTTGCCCGTTTTCTGCCCCTGGCCAAAGCCCGTGGCGGCCGCCTGCTGTTTGAATGCCGCCGGGAAACCGCTCCCTTGTTCGTCGGCCATCCGGCCATCGATGAACAGGTAATTTTCTCTTTCAGCCGCGCGCCACAGGCAACCTTTGACCTGCAGATTCCATTACTGAGCCTGCCCCGGGTACTTGAAATCGAGCTGCATAACCTGCCGCAGCCGAACCCACCCGCTCTGAAACCGGACCAAAGCCGTTTCTGGCGCCAGCGACTGGCCGCAGACCACTTCAATATCGGCCTGGTCTGGGCCGGGCAGCCGACCCACGCCAACGACCGCCAGCGCTCCTGCTCCCTGAAAGACCTGGCACCACTTTTGCGGGCCGATCCGGCTCACAAACTGAATCTGGCCTTTTTTTCCCTGCAACTGGGTGAAGCCCGCGCACAGCTTACAGAAAGCAACGGCAGCATCCCCGATGCCGACATGGTTGACTGCGCTCCCTGGCTGCGGGATTTTGGCGACAGCGCCGCCTTGATCAACGAGCTTGATCTGCTGATTACAGTGGATACGGCGGCGGCCCATCTGGGAGGCAGCCTGGGCCGGCCGGTCTGGGTGCTGCTTTCCTCTGTCCCCGACTGGCGCTGGTTCAGAGAGCGCCGGGATTCACCCTGGTACCCGAGTCTTCATTTGTTTCGCCAGCGCCGGCCAAAAGACTGGACAGAGCCGATTGCCCAAATGACCGACGCCCTTATACAACTGGCCGGGGAAACCCAGCTTTGCCGACAACGGCATCAACTCCAGAGGAAAGCCGAGCCATGA
- a CDS encoding glycosyltransferase family 2 protein, translating to MTQSPPAAKPLTGIVFSKDRALQLDGTLNTFADCCREPQMVSLNIIYKTSAPQHMAQYLELRESYPEHNFIEEKNFRDDFLSLCRGAEYLLFLVDDNIFVQPFSPRDLLELLENHPEALGFSLRLGENNNYFYMADQNQTVPPLSATKHPEIFTCSWTSGTGDFAFPLEISSSIYRKSDLWPFLSRIEFANPNSLEYNLAPFRHRFRDLAPRLLIYRQSRTFCNPINIVNTVCRCRAGERREYSSVALQKLFADGFRLDGKRYLGFIPNACHQEVELHLKRLSPTTWPATPGGSPQAERKPANLLSDARQLKKIFLQQGLQTEAAGVYDKYLQTHPTDQELVKLFEYWENAALSATSSLPRIPRITVIIPAYNCAPTIGKSLDSVLDAFAFCAATMPIVNPGDWAEIIVVNDNSADETAQVVENHAAAPYQIKLINQHQNLGAGPCRNLGAEKARGELIFFLDGDDLFFEEHILFCLHQLHLHPELHFIQTGIRIDENILPHWQQAIENSVPFNFCIRKWCHDCLGGYPEGEAFQALRCEDAFYRSLLSRFFLGGRIKRKTMQHFRYPGNALDRQLEKFSRPPTATCSEEILSPAEAAAFPAIKQLMAKKTAELKKNFTRWAEKIKQTT from the coding sequence ATGACGCAATCTCCTCCTGCAGCAAAACCCCTCACCGGCATCGTTTTCAGTAAAGACCGGGCCCTGCAACTCGACGGCACGTTAAACACGTTTGCCGACTGCTGTCGAGAACCGCAGATGGTTTCACTTAACATCATTTACAAAACCTCTGCGCCGCAACATATGGCCCAGTACCTCGAACTCAGAGAAAGCTACCCGGAGCATAATTTTATCGAAGAAAAAAACTTCCGCGATGATTTTCTGAGCCTCTGCCGCGGCGCCGAATATTTATTGTTTCTGGTTGATGATAATATTTTCGTGCAGCCTTTTTCTCCGCGCGACCTTCTCGAACTACTGGAAAACCATCCCGAAGCCCTGGGGTTTTCTTTAAGACTGGGAGAAAACAATAACTATTTTTACATGGCCGATCAGAATCAGACCGTGCCGCCTCTCAGCGCGACCAAACACCCGGAGATTTTTACCTGTAGCTGGACCTCGGGCACCGGTGATTTCGCCTTTCCGCTTGAAATTTCCAGCTCGATTTACCGGAAAAGCGATCTCTGGCCGTTTCTAAGCCGAATCGAATTCGCCAATCCCAACAGCCTGGAATATAATCTGGCTCCGTTCCGCCACCGGTTTCGCGATCTGGCCCCCAGACTGCTGATCTATCGTCAGTCGCGCACCTTCTGCAATCCGATCAATATCGTCAATACCGTCTGCCGTTGCCGGGCCGGCGAGCGCCGTGAATATTCGAGCGTCGCCCTGCAGAAGCTATTCGCCGATGGTTTTCGGCTGGACGGCAAAAGATATCTGGGTTTCATCCCCAACGCCTGTCATCAGGAAGTCGAGCTGCACTTAAAACGACTTTCGCCGACAACCTGGCCGGCGACGCCCGGCGGGTCTCCCCAGGCCGAACGCAAACCGGCAAATTTACTGAGCGACGCCCGCCAACTGAAAAAGATCTTTCTGCAACAGGGACTCCAGACCGAGGCGGCCGGGGTTTATGACAAATATCTGCAAACTCATCCCACCGACCAGGAGCTGGTCAAACTTTTCGAATACTGGGAGAACGCGGCTCTATCGGCCACATCATCCCTACCCCGAATTCCCCGAATCACGGTGATTATCCCGGCCTATAACTGTGCGCCCACCATCGGCAAAAGTCTCGACAGCGTGTTGGACGCCTTCGCCTTCTGCGCCGCCACCATGCCGATCGTAAATCCCGGCGACTGGGCCGAAATTATCGTGGTCAACGACAACTCTGCTGACGAAACCGCCCAAGTCGTGGAAAACCATGCGGCCGCCCCCTATCAAATCAAACTGATTAATCAGCATCAAAATCTGGGAGCTGGTCCCTGCCGCAACCTGGGGGCCGAAAAAGCTCGCGGCGAGCTGATCTTCTTTCTCGACGGCGACGATCTTTTCTTCGAGGAACATATTCTGTTCTGTCTGCATCAGCTGCACCTGCACCCGGAACTGCATTTTATCCAGACCGGCATCAGAATCGATGAAAACATCCTGCCGCACTGGCAACAGGCCATAGAAAACAGCGTCCCTTTTAATTTTTGCATCAGAAAATGGTGCCATGACTGCCTCGGCGGCTACCCCGAGGGCGAAGCCTTTCAGGCTTTGCGTTGTGAAGACGCCTTTTACCGCTCCCTGTTAAGCCGGTTCTTCCTGGGCGGCCGCATCAAGCGCAAGACCATGCAGCATTTCCGTTATCCCGGCAACGCCCTGGATCGCCAGCTGGAAAAATTTTCCCGCCCGCCGACCGCCACCTGTTCCGAAGAGATTCTCAGTCCCGCCGAGGCCGCCGCCTTTCCCGCCATCAAACAGCTGATGGCGAAAAAAACCGCTGAACTGAAAAAAAATTTTACACGTTGGGCGGAAAAGATTAAGCAAACAACATGA
- a CDS encoding glycosyltransferase, with protein MIRNIGIGWQLHDRTGWGVYGINLALQLLARENLQPVLLFSPGQLPENPLQHQLLQPLVDACRKLAAMAQRFPKFQPHAEKLIVLNGLGNNFSHQPGLLQSPANAGVIFFENTAFNAQGRKRAAHFPLLITGSHWNENLLREKGFTNQIVTVIQGVDPTIFHPAPKAGFFGERFVIFSGGKLEYRKGQDIVIAAYKKFNQRHPESLLLCAWHNSWPATMAEIVAGGLVDGVPDSNGPQAANLGRWLEKNGLLPKSFLVLAETPNIYMAPIMREADVALFPNRGEGGTNLVMMEALACGLPVIMAANTGQLDFADPEIGFPLTTQGPVKATSHMAGVEGWGESDQDEILEKLEEVYQHRDQARERGKNAARRLENFTWQIQVDKLLNTVLDFFS; from the coding sequence ATGATCAGAAACATCGGCATCGGCTGGCAGCTGCACGACCGCACCGGCTGGGGAGTCTACGGCATAAATTTGGCGTTGCAACTGCTGGCGCGAGAAAACCTGCAACCGGTTTTGCTCTTTTCCCCCGGCCAGCTTCCGGAAAATCCGCTGCAACACCAACTTCTGCAACCGTTGGTCGATGCCTGCCGGAAACTGGCCGCCATGGCACAACGATTCCCCAAATTTCAACCCCACGCCGAAAAGCTGATCGTACTTAACGGTCTCGGCAATAATTTTTCCCATCAACCGGGCCTGTTGCAAAGTCCGGCCAACGCCGGGGTCATTTTTTTTGAAAACACCGCGTTCAACGCGCAAGGACGAAAGCGGGCCGCCCATTTTCCCCTGCTTATCACCGGGTCACACTGGAATGAAAACCTCTTAAGGGAAAAAGGCTTCACCAATCAAATTGTCACCGTCATTCAGGGCGTTGATCCGACGATTTTTCATCCGGCTCCGAAGGCCGGTTTTTTCGGCGAGCGTTTTGTCATCTTTTCCGGCGGCAAACTTGAATATCGCAAGGGCCAGGACATCGTCATCGCCGCCTACAAAAAATTTAATCAGCGCCACCCGGAAAGCCTGCTGCTCTGTGCCTGGCACAACAGCTGGCCGGCAACCATGGCCGAAATCGTCGCCGGCGGGCTGGTAGACGGTGTCCCGGACAGCAACGGCCCTCAGGCTGCCAACCTGGGCCGATGGCTGGAAAAAAACGGGCTCCTGCCGAAAAGTTTTCTGGTCTTGGCTGAAACCCCGAATATCTACATGGCTCCGATCATGCGGGAAGCCGATGTCGCCCTGTTCCCCAACCGCGGCGAAGGCGGCACCAATCTGGTGATGATGGAGGCTTTAGCCTGTGGTCTGCCGGTCATCATGGCGGCCAACACCGGCCAATTGGATTTCGCCGACCCTGAAATCGGATTTCCCCTGACAACACAGGGACCGGTCAAAGCCACCAGCCACATGGCAGGGGTCGAGGGCTGGGGGGAAAGCGACCAGGATGAAATCCTTGAAAAACTGGAAGAGGTTTACCAACACCGGGACCAGGCCCGCGAGCGGGGAAAAAATGCGGCCCGTCGTCTGGAAAATTTTACCTGGCAAATCCAGGTGGACAAGCTTTTGAACACGGTACTGGATTTTTTCTCATGA